A single genomic interval of Agarivorans aestuarii harbors:
- the tssC gene encoding type VI secretion system contractile sheath large subunit: MSVESQTTLDPSVEEAQSSILEQAIGATKQTDSSRSEELLRTLTEEALKGTVSWNKNLTVTFREAIAGIDELISKQLAEVMHHESFQKLEGSWRGLNYLVMNSETSQTLKIRVLSMSKKELHKDLSKAVEFDQSQIFKKVYESEFGTPGGEPYGALVGDYEFTNHPEDIESLSLMSNVAAAGFAPFLSASSPALFGFDNWTELSKPRDLEKVFESLEYTKWRSFRESDDSRFVTLAMPRVLARLPYGEATTPIEEFNYEEFEVDAQTGMAQTTEHDEYCWMNASYVLGVRMTEAFAKYGFCTAIRGAEGGGKVENLPSHLFVSDDGDPDLKCPTEIGITDRREAELSKLGFLPLCHYKNTDYAVFFGSQTCQKPKKYDNPDATANAAISSRLPYMMATSRFAHYLKVMARDKIGSFMEAEDVENWLNRWILNYVNASEGGGQEIRAKYPLADAKVQVKEIPGAPGSYNAVAWLRPWLQMEELTTSLRLVAKIPEIGG; this comes from the coding sequence ATGAGCGTAGAAAGCCAAACTACTCTAGATCCAAGTGTTGAAGAAGCACAAAGTTCAATTTTAGAACAAGCGATTGGTGCCACTAAGCAAACAGATAGTTCTCGTTCAGAAGAATTATTACGCACGCTTACCGAAGAAGCGCTGAAAGGCACTGTTAGTTGGAACAAAAACTTAACAGTAACCTTTAGAGAAGCGATTGCCGGGATCGATGAGCTTATTTCTAAGCAGTTAGCTGAGGTTATGCACCACGAAAGCTTCCAAAAATTGGAAGGTTCTTGGCGCGGTCTTAACTACTTGGTGATGAACTCAGAAACCAGCCAAACGCTTAAGATCCGTGTGCTTAGCATGAGCAAAAAAGAGCTACACAAAGACTTAAGCAAAGCGGTTGAGTTTGACCAAAGCCAAATCTTCAAGAAGGTGTACGAATCAGAGTTTGGTACACCGGGTGGCGAACCTTATGGTGCTCTAGTCGGTGACTACGAGTTTACTAACCACCCAGAAGATATCGAGTCACTAAGCTTAATGTCTAACGTTGCTGCCGCTGGTTTTGCGCCGTTCTTATCAGCGTCTTCGCCAGCCTTGTTTGGTTTTGATAACTGGACAGAGTTAAGCAAGCCACGTGATTTAGAAAAAGTGTTTGAATCACTTGAATACACTAAATGGCGTTCTTTCCGCGAAAGTGATGACTCACGTTTTGTTACTTTGGCAATGCCACGTGTATTGGCTCGTTTACCTTACGGCGAAGCGACTACACCAATCGAAGAGTTCAACTACGAGGAGTTTGAGGTTGACGCTCAAACTGGCATGGCTCAAACCACCGAACACGATGAATACTGTTGGATGAACGCTTCCTACGTATTGGGTGTTCGTATGACCGAAGCCTTTGCTAAATACGGTTTCTGTACCGCTATTCGCGGCGCTGAAGGTGGCGGTAAAGTTGAAAACTTACCTTCTCACCTGTTTGTTTCTGACGATGGTGATCCAGATCTTAAGTGTCCAACAGAGATTGGCATTACCGACCGTCGCGAAGCAGAACTTAGCAAACTAGGTTTCTTACCGCTTTGTCACTATAAAAACACTGATTACGCGGTGTTCTTTGGTTCGCAAACTTGTCAGAAGCCGAAGAAATACGATAACCCAGATGCCACGGCTAACGCCGCTATCTCATCGCGTCTACCTTACATGATGGCTACCTCACGCTTTGCTCATTACCTAAAAGTAATGGCGCGCGACAAGATTGGTAGCTTTATGGAAGCCGAAGACGTTGAAAACTGGCTTAACCGCTGGATTCTTAATTACGTGAATGCTTCTGAGGGCGGCGGTCAAGAAATCCGAGCTAAATACCCATTGGCTGATGCCAAAGTTCAAGTAAAAGAGATTCCGGGCGCGCCTGGTTCGTACAACGCAGTTGCGTGGTTACGTCCTTGGTTACAAATGGAAGAACTGACTACTTCACTGCGCTTAGTCGCAAAAATCCCTGAAATCGGCGGATAA
- the tssC gene encoding type VI secretion system contractile sheath large subunit — MTMSQTLPPLSFVDSQSLHQVELDTQHVDVDWCAQSQVVDKFLAAEDAYLALRIWLERDNQQYDSAWTAETLRPILLRAIRDIDERLNDQVNAIIHHQRFQDLEASWRGVKYLTEHSGTQDHSLVAKVKLISLNWRELCRDVSRAIEFDQSELFKLIYTNEFNMPGGEPFGMIVGDYQISHKAKRGMPTNDIDALRAISHAAAAAFAPFVTGAAPSMFGVDFFSELASVRDISAQFSQAEYINWRKLRSQEDSRFLGITAPNILMREPYQQDGRRQEGFMFVEQVNDAEGDYLWGNAAYGVAAVALRAFKESGWFSQIRGLQPGQYKHGLVFDLPSSRFKFSRHMRSAKPSVNLQVGDRLEKQLSDSGFIPVSTVPHTEHLVLYSNASVNLPKNYDSLSVAVNARLSSMLQYVLCVSRFAHYLKVMGRDRVGSFDNANLIERDLQSWLHAYTTASDEASDEIRARYPLNEAKIQVKEQAGKPGHYYSIIHLRPHFQLDQMISSIRLITELSPSYNQAG; from the coding sequence ATGACCATGAGCCAAACTTTACCACCACTGAGTTTTGTGGATAGCCAAAGCCTGCATCAAGTTGAGTTAGATACTCAACATGTTGATGTGGATTGGTGTGCCCAGAGCCAAGTGGTGGATAAGTTTTTAGCGGCAGAAGATGCCTATTTAGCGCTGCGAATATGGTTAGAACGAGACAATCAACAATATGACTCGGCATGGACGGCGGAAACCCTAAGGCCGATTTTGTTACGTGCCATTCGCGACATTGATGAGCGTTTAAATGACCAAGTGAACGCGATTATTCACCATCAACGGTTTCAGGACTTAGAAGCCAGTTGGCGCGGGGTGAAATACCTTACCGAGCATTCAGGTACTCAAGACCACAGCCTGGTTGCCAAGGTTAAGTTAATTAGCCTTAACTGGCGCGAGCTTTGCCGCGATGTATCTCGTGCCATCGAGTTTGATCAAAGTGAACTGTTCAAGCTTATTTATACCAATGAGTTCAACATGCCGGGCGGTGAGCCCTTTGGCATGATTGTGGGTGACTACCAAATCTCGCACAAAGCCAAACGTGGCATGCCTACTAACGACATTGATGCGCTGCGGGCAATTAGCCATGCAGCAGCTGCCGCGTTTGCGCCTTTTGTAACTGGCGCTGCGCCATCAATGTTTGGTGTCGATTTCTTCAGTGAGCTGGCATCAGTTCGAGATATTAGTGCGCAGTTTTCGCAAGCTGAATACATCAATTGGCGCAAGCTGCGTAGCCAAGAAGACTCCCGCTTTTTAGGCATTACCGCGCCCAATATTCTAATGCGTGAGCCCTATCAACAAGATGGTCGTCGCCAAGAAGGCTTTATGTTTGTTGAGCAAGTTAACGATGCCGAAGGTGACTACCTATGGGGCAACGCCGCATATGGTGTTGCTGCCGTGGCCTTGCGCGCCTTTAAAGAATCTGGCTGGTTTAGCCAAATTCGTGGCTTGCAGCCAGGCCAATATAAGCACGGTTTGGTATTCGATTTACCCAGCTCTCGCTTTAAGTTTTCGCGCCATATGCGCTCGGCTAAGCCCTCGGTGAACTTGCAAGTCGGTGACCGTTTAGAGAAGCAATTGTCTGACAGTGGTTTTATTCCGGTGTCTACAGTTCCGCATACAGAACACTTAGTTTTGTATAGCAATGCCTCCGTGAACTTACCGAAAAACTACGACAGTTTATCGGTAGCGGTAAATGCGCGCTTATCGTCGATGTTGCAATACGTATTGTGTGTTTCTCGCTTTGCTCACTACTTAAAAGTGATGGGGCGAGATCGAGTTGGTTCATTTGATAACGCTAACTTGATTGAGCGTGACCTGCAAAGTTGGTTGCATGCTTACACCACCGCCTCTGATGAAGCCTCCGACGAGATTCGAGCGCGTTATCCGCTAAACGAAGCCAAGATTCAAGTTAAAGAACAAGCCGGTAAGCCCGGCCATTATTACTCCATTATCCATTTGCGTCCGCATTTTCAGCTCGACCAAATGATCTCCAGTATTCGCCTGATAACTGAGTTATCTCCAAGCTATAACCAAGCAGGATAA
- a CDS encoding type VI secretion system accessory protein TagJ encodes MQQQIKQLIQQGQLSEAIAQTIAHLKVMPKDLDARSSFIELLCIDGQLERADQQLDLLVKQHPQCVPGALNMRQLVHAAQSRVDFAAGGDTASLVTGASQTLAPLVEVRLAQLSDNKTEFEQAAQQLESLRQSAEVEINGKNCNELRDLDDSLAGYLEVFGSNGLYYFVPFSDITWLKLLPETTLFEHIWRRAELDIKDGPSGEVFLPMTYVNSQSDAEKLGRETDWQAILGSEFYQGRGQKMWLVNDDALAVSQLESFSVETATEAAE; translated from the coding sequence ATGCAACAACAAATAAAGCAGTTGATTCAACAAGGACAATTAAGTGAAGCAATCGCACAAACCATTGCTCACCTAAAAGTGATGCCTAAGGACTTAGATGCACGCAGCAGTTTTATTGAATTGTTATGTATTGATGGCCAGCTAGAGCGTGCTGATCAGCAGTTGGACTTGTTGGTTAAGCAGCATCCACAGTGTGTTCCTGGTGCCTTAAACATGCGCCAACTAGTGCATGCCGCGCAATCGCGGGTAGATTTTGCAGCTGGTGGAGATACCGCAAGTTTGGTGACGGGCGCGTCGCAAACTTTAGCGCCTTTGGTGGAAGTGCGCTTGGCACAGTTAAGTGACAACAAAACTGAGTTTGAACAAGCTGCTCAGCAACTAGAAAGCTTACGCCAATCAGCTGAAGTAGAGATTAACGGTAAAAACTGTAACGAGCTGCGTGATTTAGATGACAGCTTAGCGGGTTACCTAGAAGTATTTGGCTCTAATGGTTTGTATTACTTTGTGCCGTTCTCTGACATCACTTGGTTAAAGCTACTGCCCGAAACCACGTTGTTTGAGCACATTTGGCGCCGCGCCGAGTTAGACATTAAAGATGGCCCTTCCGGCGAAGTGTTCTTGCCAATGACCTATGTAAACAGCCAAAGCGATGCAGAAAAGCTGGGTAGAGAAACCGATTGGCAAGCCATTTTAGGTTCTGAGTTTTACCAAGGTCGAGGGCAAAAAATGTGGTTAGTAAATGATGACGCATTAGCTGTTTCTCAGTTGGAGTCGTTCTCTGTAGAAACAGCCACCGAGGCTGCTGAGTAA
- the tssE gene encoding type VI secretion system baseplate subunit TssE, translated as MSTVQPALQLSLLDRLSNNLDENAASSDIYSSYGRQAYRRSIRRDLEALLNAKLHWHTWPEWYSELDKSLFSYGLPDFSSMPLSSQDGREMLCQIVEQTIRKFEPRFIDLSVTTVSEEQPLDRVLRLRIHALCHADPEPEEMTFDSEVEPVCLGIKIVE; from the coding sequence ATGAGCACTGTTCAACCCGCTTTGCAGCTTTCATTACTCGACAGGTTAAGTAATAACTTGGATGAGAATGCAGCAAGCAGTGATATCTATTCAAGCTACGGGCGACAAGCTTATCGGCGCAGTATTCGCCGTGATCTAGAGGCTTTGCTTAACGCCAAATTGCATTGGCATACCTGGCCTGAATGGTACAGCGAGTTGGACAAGTCATTATTTAGTTATGGTTTGCCAGACTTCTCATCTATGCCTCTGAGCAGCCAAGATGGCCGCGAGATGTTGTGCCAAATTGTTGAGCAAACCATTCGCAAATTTGAGCCTCGTTTTATTGATTTATCGGTGACAACCGTAAGTGAAGAGCAACCGCTTGATCGGGTATTGCGCTTGCGTATTCATGCTCTTTGTCATGCCGATCCTGAGCCAGAGGAAATGACCTTTGACTCTGAAGTTGAACCGGTATGCCTTGGCATAAAAATAGTTGAGTAG
- the tssF gene encoding type VI secretion system baseplate subunit TssF, whose translation MSDELLKYYNRELAYLRHMGAEFAERYPKVAGRLRMSEESVEDPHVSRLLEGVSLLTAQVRQKLDDSFPELTEALLGQLYPDYHAPIPSMSVIKMSTQNVTDYSLMIPKGTELETQVPGYKSCRFNTCYDTEMWPVEVTQASFEGAPFKAPRPNFQKNAAAVIKLRLSCEFDDVAFSDVGVQKMRFYIHGQPQLSYKLYQLIFQSSVGLAFASPGSLQANHYLQARHISAVGFADDEKVVPYDQRTFNGYRLLVEHFLCPEKFMFFELQDLDPSWFGDQHEVDLYIYLDSDSDILAKQLTADNILLGCVPVINLFEDELEPLRLDPARFEHRLVPRYRDADISEVVRVTEVEAFDQHDNSVDVTPFYGSQLPHYPQAGNLFWTLRRELNKWAGGHDEPGVESYLAVVDGDAKALDIEQHEQWLVSAKALCSNRNLPARLPFGGGQPSIVVPSRADSLKNVRCLLPFSEPIRPAMFDASRWQLASHLTLNHFAQPNAVKLLQELLQLYDFKQSPQTKVLIEAIAKVNIERATARVVQNGRVGFCHGSDIILEFVNQELSGINLFFFGNVLAHFFAQYTTINSFTRLSIKHLGASNVLHRWPAMAGDKELI comes from the coding sequence ATGAGTGACGAGCTGTTAAAGTACTACAACCGCGAACTAGCTTACTTACGCCACATGGGGGCTGAGTTTGCCGAGCGCTATCCCAAGGTGGCTGGCCGTTTGCGCATGAGCGAAGAAAGTGTGGAAGACCCACATGTTTCTCGATTACTCGAAGGAGTGTCGTTACTTACGGCACAGGTAAGACAAAAGCTTGATGACAGTTTTCCAGAGCTAACCGAAGCTCTGTTAGGGCAATTATATCCCGATTACCACGCGCCAATTCCGTCGATGTCGGTAATCAAAATGAGCACCCAAAATGTTACTGACTATAGCTTGATGATCCCCAAAGGCACCGAGTTAGAAACTCAAGTGCCGGGTTACAAAAGTTGTCGTTTTAATACTTGCTACGATACCGAAATGTGGCCAGTAGAAGTTACTCAAGCGAGCTTTGAAGGTGCGCCGTTTAAAGCGCCACGCCCTAACTTTCAAAAGAATGCTGCAGCGGTAATAAAACTGCGTTTAAGCTGTGAATTTGATGATGTGGCCTTTAGTGATGTGGGCGTGCAAAAAATGCGTTTCTACATTCACGGACAACCGCAGCTTAGCTACAAGCTTTATCAACTTATTTTCCAATCTAGTGTGGGATTGGCGTTTGCCTCTCCGGGCAGTTTACAAGCTAATCACTACTTGCAGGCCCGTCATATTAGTGCGGTGGGTTTTGCTGATGATGAAAAAGTGGTGCCTTATGATCAGCGAACTTTTAATGGCTATCGCTTGCTGGTTGAGCACTTTCTTTGCCCTGAAAAGTTCATGTTTTTTGAGCTACAAGATTTAGATCCTAGTTGGTTTGGTGACCAGCATGAGGTGGATTTATACATTTATCTTGATAGCGATTCAGACATACTGGCGAAGCAACTTACCGCCGATAATATTTTGCTGGGTTGTGTGCCAGTGATAAACCTATTTGAAGATGAGCTGGAGCCTTTACGTTTAGACCCCGCTCGTTTCGAACACCGCTTAGTGCCTCGTTATCGAGATGCAGATATCTCCGAAGTAGTGCGAGTAACCGAAGTAGAAGCCTTCGATCAACACGACAACAGTGTTGATGTAACGCCGTTTTACGGTAGCCAGTTACCGCATTACCCTCAAGCGGGGAATTTGTTCTGGACGCTACGCCGTGAATTAAATAAATGGGCTGGTGGACACGACGAACCCGGTGTTGAAAGCTACTTAGCAGTGGTTGATGGTGACGCTAAAGCCTTAGATATCGAGCAACATGAACAATGGTTGGTATCAGCTAAAGCATTATGCAGTAACCGAAATTTGCCAGCGCGCTTGCCTTTTGGTGGTGGACAGCCATCGATAGTGGTGCCGAGCCGTGCCGATTCGCTTAAGAATGTCCGTTGCTTATTGCCCTTTAGCGAGCCTATTCGCCCCGCTATGTTTGATGCTTCCCGTTGGCAGTTGGCTAGTCATCTAACCCTTAATCACTTTGCCCAGCCTAATGCGGTTAAGTTACTCCAAGAGCTATTACAGCTATACGATTTTAAGCAATCACCACAAACCAAAGTATTGATTGAAGCTATCGCTAAGGTAAACATCGAGCGGGCGACAGCTCGGGTTGTGCAAAATGGCCGAGTGGGATTTTGCCACGGTTCAGACATTATTTTGGAGTTTGTTAATCAAGAACTCTCCGGTATTAACTTGTTCTTCTTTGGCAACGTATTGGCGCACTTTTTCGCTCAGTACACCACCATAAACAGCTTTACTCGTTTATCGATTAAACACTTGGGTGCCAGCAATGTACTGCACCGTTGGCCGGCGATGGCTGGTGACAAGGAGCTAATATGA
- the tssG gene encoding type VI secretion system baseplate subunit TssG: MKLFDTLNSGSEQDFHHSVVAIQAGRGAQHNGVGSDTLPKNEALRFKVPQNLGFPGKALERVEAPVSENQPYSVFVNFFGLTGPSGVMPRHYSEWVMDRCKQKDESMRDFLDIFHHRLISLYHRAWEKYQFPLQYQRQQQTNKKDPISSALHSLSGTSNHTQQYLGGLFAQSIRSAQGLKQIVELISGCKVVINEHLGQWLSLSDEEQTSLASRVNPEGQHAQLGRSATIGSKVWDVGSALEIEIHAANAQGAQQLLPGSKTLSLLQETVAEYLPAHVRPRWSLMARYRDMPSSRLGKTGLGLGQGSALTINSKRMDEQTKIPIA; this comes from the coding sequence ATGAAGCTGTTTGACACCTTAAACAGTGGCAGTGAGCAAGACTTCCACCACAGCGTGGTTGCTATTCAAGCTGGTCGAGGTGCACAACACAACGGTGTGGGCTCTGATACTTTACCCAAGAATGAGGCCTTACGTTTTAAAGTGCCGCAAAACTTGGGTTTTCCCGGTAAAGCCTTGGAGCGGGTAGAGGCGCCTGTTTCTGAAAATCAGCCCTATTCAGTGTTTGTTAACTTTTTTGGTTTAACTGGGCCAAGTGGTGTGATGCCCCGTCATTACAGTGAATGGGTAATGGATCGTTGCAAGCAGAAAGACGAGTCGATGCGAGACTTTCTGGATATTTTCCATCATCGCCTGATCTCTTTATATCACCGCGCTTGGGAAAAGTATCAGTTCCCACTGCAGTATCAGCGTCAGCAACAAACCAACAAGAAAGACCCTATTTCTAGTGCCTTGCACTCTTTATCTGGTACTTCAAATCATACCCAACAATACCTAGGTGGTTTGTTTGCTCAGTCTATTCGTAGTGCTCAAGGTTTAAAGCAAATTGTAGAGCTTATTTCTGGCTGCAAGGTAGTGATTAATGAGCATTTAGGGCAATGGCTATCGCTAAGTGATGAAGAGCAAACCAGCTTAGCGAGCCGGGTTAATCCAGAAGGGCAACATGCGCAACTAGGACGCAGTGCCACCATTGGCAGCAAGGTTTGGGATGTAGGTTCTGCATTAGAAATTGAAATTCATGCAGCCAATGCACAAGGGGCTCAGCAACTTTTGCCGGGCAGTAAAACACTTTCATTATTACAAGAAACCGTCGCCGAATACTTGCCCGCGCACGTGCGTCCTCGTTGGAGCCTAATGGCCCGTTATCGAGATATGCCTAGTTCGCGTTTAGGTAAAACCGGTTTGGGCTTAGGCCAGGGTAGCGCGCTAACCATTAACAGTAAGCGAATGGACGAACAAACAAAAATCCCCATCGCGTAG
- the tssH gene encoding type VI secretion system ATPase TssH, protein MSTMTLKSMVEKLSPTAKQSLEAAAALSNSRSQFSVEIQHWLLAMCEGQTEDLMLVAEHFAVDIDALTADLNRNLERAKTGNQQTPGLSPQIVSLLSAAWMAATIEYNADNIAPIHIIHALLNDDTLSFSTMHFLKQLENIDPAQLAHVWPTLNQNAEAASASQVKGSGKTPSLDQFTIDLTEQARSGKLDPILGRDEEIRQMIDILTRRRQNNPILTGEAGVGKTAVVEGLAQRIADNDVPESLQNVKIHVLDLALLQAGAGMKGEFENRLKSVISEVKNSATPIIVFIDEAHTLIGSGGQAGQNDAANLLKPALARGELRTIAATTWAEYKKYFEKDAALTRRFQVVKVEEPSEEKAIVMLRGLLPVMEKHHRVSISDQALQAAVRLSNRYINARQLPDKAVALLDTACARVAMSQAATPSQVERLQRKQQQLVAQIEQLEREQLTGSEHQELLQQLNAELADTQSAFEQAEATWRDEQGMVLQAKQHADSILNAEEETEENAREQLVEIKASLAEVAQPMVFLEVDEVLVAEVIADWTGIPLGRMQSDEVETILSLPQKMGERIVGQDHALELISKVVQTARAQLSDERKPNGVFLLTGPSGTGKTETALTLAEQVYGSEDNLTVINMSEFKEEHKVSLLVGSPPGYVGYGEGGVLTEAVRRKPYSVVLLDEMEKAHPGVQDIFYQVFDKGTIKDGEGRDIDFKNTIIIMTSNVGTETTTGLFEDEETAPDIEGLKHALSDDLLAVFKPAFIGRLNLIPFVPLNRDTLNQIVRLQLGRVEQRFARNYQAELSFSEAVIEHLNSQSQNADVGARAIQNNIQNELLPVISNKVLEAISQRLNIEKISVDLVEDAYCVEML, encoded by the coding sequence ATGTCGACAATGACTTTAAAATCAATGGTTGAGAAGCTATCGCCCACAGCCAAGCAGAGCCTAGAAGCGGCCGCTGCGTTGTCTAATAGCCGCAGTCAGTTTAGTGTAGAGATCCAACATTGGTTATTGGCGATGTGCGAAGGCCAAACCGAAGATCTTATGTTGGTGGCCGAGCATTTTGCGGTAGATATTGATGCATTAACTGCCGATCTAAATCGCAATCTCGAGCGGGCTAAAACCGGTAATCAGCAAACTCCTGGTTTATCGCCGCAAATTGTCAGCTTATTGAGCGCCGCTTGGATGGCTGCCACTATTGAATACAACGCAGACAATATCGCGCCTATCCACATTATTCATGCCTTGCTAAACGACGATACCCTTAGCTTTAGCACCATGCATTTCTTGAAGCAGTTAGAAAACATCGACCCGGCTCAGCTGGCGCATGTATGGCCGACGCTTAATCAAAATGCCGAAGCTGCAAGTGCAAGCCAAGTTAAAGGCTCGGGCAAAACACCAAGTTTAGATCAGTTTACTATCGACCTTACCGAGCAAGCACGCTCAGGCAAGCTTGACCCAATACTTGGTCGCGACGAAGAAATTCGCCAGATGATCGACATTTTAACCCGTCGCCGCCAAAACAACCCGATACTTACTGGCGAAGCCGGTGTAGGTAAAACTGCAGTAGTTGAAGGTTTAGCGCAGCGTATTGCTGATAATGATGTGCCCGAGTCACTGCAAAACGTAAAGATTCATGTTTTAGATTTAGCCTTGCTACAAGCTGGTGCGGGCATGAAAGGTGAGTTCGAAAACCGCCTTAAATCGGTTATCAGTGAAGTGAAGAATTCGGCTACACCTATTATCGTGTTTATCGACGAAGCGCATACCTTAATTGGTAGCGGCGGCCAAGCTGGCCAAAATGATGCAGCCAACCTGCTTAAGCCCGCGCTGGCGCGCGGTGAACTGCGCACTATTGCGGCAACTACTTGGGCCGAATACAAAAAGTACTTTGAGAAAGATGCAGCGTTAACGCGCCGCTTCCAAGTGGTTAAAGTAGAAGAGCCAAGCGAAGAAAAAGCCATTGTGATGTTACGCGGCTTACTACCTGTGATGGAAAAGCACCATCGCGTATCAATTAGCGACCAAGCCTTGCAAGCCGCAGTGCGTTTATCTAACCGCTACATTAATGCTCGCCAGTTACCCGACAAAGCCGTTGCTTTGCTTGATACCGCCTGTGCCCGTGTGGCGATGAGCCAAGCCGCTACCCCTAGCCAAGTAGAGCGTTTACAACGTAAACAACAACAGTTAGTTGCGCAAATCGAGCAATTGGAACGCGAGCAGTTAACCGGTTCAGAGCATCAAGAATTGCTGCAGCAGCTCAATGCAGAATTGGCTGATACCCAAAGTGCCTTTGAGCAAGCAGAAGCTACTTGGCGAGACGAGCAAGGCATGGTGCTTCAAGCTAAGCAACATGCCGATAGCATTCTCAATGCTGAGGAAGAAACCGAAGAAAATGCCCGCGAGCAGCTGGTAGAAATTAAAGCGAGCTTGGCAGAAGTTGCCCAACCAATGGTGTTTTTAGAAGTAGACGAAGTGCTAGTCGCCGAAGTTATTGCCGATTGGACTGGTATACCACTGGGTCGCATGCAATCAGACGAAGTGGAAACCATTTTAAGTTTGCCGCAAAAAATGGGCGAGCGAATTGTTGGTCAAGACCACGCACTAGAACTCATTAGTAAAGTGGTGCAAACAGCGCGTGCTCAGCTAAGTGATGAGCGCAAGCCAAACGGTGTGTTTTTGCTAACCGGACCAAGTGGTACTGGTAAAACAGAAACAGCGTTAACCCTAGCCGAGCAAGTATACGGCAGCGAAGATAACTTAACGGTTATCAATATGTCGGAGTTTAAAGAGGAGCATAAAGTTTCTCTGTTGGTGGGTTCACCTCCTGGCTACGTAGGTTATGGTGAAGGTGGTGTTCTAACTGAAGCCGTGCGCCGTAAGCCATACAGCGTAGTACTACTAGACGAAATGGAAAAAGCCCATCCGGGCGTGCAAGACATTTTTTATCAAGTGTTCGATAAAGGCACCATTAAAGATGGCGAAGGTCGAGACATCGACTTTAAAAATACCATCATCATCATGACTTCTAACGTGGGTACCGAAACTACCACCGGTTTATTTGAAGATGAAGAAACAGCTCCTGATATCGAAGGCCTAAAACACGCTCTAAGTGATGATTTACTCGCAGTATTTAAGCCAGCCTTTATTGGTCGCCTAAATCTTATCCCATTTGTGCCACTTAACCGCGACACGCTAAATCAAATTGTGCGTTTACAGCTAGGTAGAGTTGAGCAGCGATTTGCTCGAAATTACCAAGCAGAATTAAGTTTTTCTGAAGCGGTCATCGAACACCTAAACAGCCAGTCTCAAAATGCTGATGTTGGCGCAAGGGCAATTCAAAATAATATTCAAAATGAATTGTTGCCTGTGATCTCTAATAAGGTATTAGAAGCCATATCTCAGCGCCTTAATATAGAGAAAATTAGCGTAGATTTAGTTGAAGATGCTTATTGTGTCGAAATGTTGTAA
- a CDS encoding Hcp family type VI secretion system effector, with protein MQANTYLKYGDIKGEATAEQYKDLITLLSVDWSVAREISSHTGTAQDREASATRLCDINITKMQDKASPDLFKEATIGKGKPAVFHITKQGEKIEEIMKIELTDAMISSYSVSIQDDRPVENITISYTEMMMTVTPTDDQNNVQAPLVYGYSGVKGQQM; from the coding sequence ATGCAAGCGAATACTTATTTGAAGTACGGCGATATCAAGGGTGAAGCGACAGCTGAACAGTACAAAGACTTAATTACTCTTTTGTCTGTAGATTGGTCAGTAGCACGTGAAATCTCTTCTCACACTGGTACTGCTCAAGATCGTGAAGCGAGTGCAACGCGTTTATGTGACATCAACATCACTAAAATGCAAGATAAAGCTTCTCCAGATCTTTTCAAAGAAGCCACTATTGGTAAGGGTAAGCCAGCGGTTTTCCACATTACTAAGCAAGGTGAGAAAATCGAAGAAATCATGAAAATTGAACTGACTGACGCAATGATTTCTAGCTACTCAGTATCAATTCAAGATGACCGCCCAGTTGAAAACATCACTATTTCTTACACAGAAATGATGATGACTGTTACACCTACCGATGACCAAAACAATGTTCAAGCTCCGCTTGTTTACGGTTACAGCGGTGTTAAAGGCCAACAAATGTAA